The following is a genomic window from Taeniopygia guttata chromosome 11, bTaeGut7.mat, whole genome shotgun sequence.
CCCCAGGCAAGGGCTCTGTGGACACGGAGGGCGAGTACATCTACGACGTCCCACCACAAGTAGACCGTGAGGCCAAGGGTGCTGATGCCAAGCGCCTCTCAGcttccagcacaggcagcacccGCAGCAACATCTCCACATCCTCGCTGGACGTGGTGCCTGTGAAGGAGCCGGCTAAGGGAGCCGGCAAGGAGTTCTCCCTGGACTTGGATGCCGCCATGGAGACACTGGCCAAGCTCCAGAGTGGCGTCAGCAGCGCTGTCTCCTACCTCATGTCCTTTATCAGCACCAACTGGCGCAGCCCCGAGCACATGGAGGCCAATGCTGCCAACATCCGTGGGGCAGCCGACGGTGTCCGGACAGCCCTCCGGGACCTGCTGGAGTTTGCCCGGGGGGCAGTGGGCAATGCTGCCCAGGCCTCTGACCGCTCCCTCTACACCAAGCTCAgcaagcagctgcagaagatgGAGGAGGTCTACCAGGCCCTGGCAAGGCACGGCCAAGCGCTGGACGCTTGCCActgggctcccagtgctctggccagcagcaAGCCGGGCACAGATGACTTGGAGCACTTCATCATGCACTCACGTGGTGTTCCTGATGACACTAAGCAGTTGGCTTCCTTCCTGCATGGCAATGCCTCCCTTCTCTTCAAACGGACAAAGCCGGCGGTGGAGAGTGGTGGCCATGGGCCCCCTCACCCCTCCGACAAGGCCAGCAGCATCCAGTCACGGCCCCTGCCCTCCCCGCCCAAGTTGCTGGCCCAGGAGTCACCTGACGGGCCCTACGAGAACAGCGAGAGCGGCTGGATGGAGGATTATGACTATGTCCATCTCCAGGTGGGCATGGGTATGGGGGCTGCTTCCCACAGGGAGCCTTTATGTCTCTGGCACAGGGGGAATTAGGCAGCTCTGCTTCTGCCTATGTTTTGCTCTTACCCTCCAGCTTGAGGGCTTTGTGGACCAGGGCAGGTGGAGGCTCTCTGGTAAGGCTGATGTTGCTGACCCCTTCCATGTCATGCCCCTGCAGGGCAAGGAGGAGTTTGAGAAGACccagaaggagctgctggagaaaggCAACATCATCCGGCAGAGCAAGGACCAGCTGGAGCACCAGCAGGTAAGGGCACTGGGGCCTGcaggtgggtgctgctgtgcacagggccctgtgtctTGCTTCTGTTGTAACCTCTGCTGCTGGTCTGACCACAGCCTTCTTCCCTGGATGTTCTCATATTGCGTTCTACCTTGCCTTTCATACCAGTGCTATGCCAGTAAAGAGGGGAGTAGGCACCATGATCCCAGAGAGGAGCCTGGCATGGCTGTCCTGGGGCTATCTCTCTGTGttccctggggctggtggcCATGGCCACCTGTGCTGGTGGCTCCATGGAGGGGAGCAGGTGCTGGCTCAATGGCCACCCTGCCCCACGCCTGTCTCTCCCACAGCTGAAGCAGTTTGAGcggctggagcaggaggtgaCGCGCCCCATCGACAACGACTTGTCCAACTGGAGCCCCCCCCAGCACTACAGCCCCGCGCGGGGCGGTGGGACACTGTGTCCTGCTGACCGCCAGCTCCTCCTCTTCTACCTGGAGCAGTGCGAGGCCAACCTCACCACGCTCACCAACGCTGTCGATGCCTTCTTCACTGCTGTCAGCACCAACCAACCTCCCAAGATCTTCGTGGCCCATAGCAAGTTTGTGATCCTCAGTGCCCACAAGCTTGTCTTTATTGGGGACACGCTGTCCCGCCAGGCCAAGGCCCAGGACGTCCAGCACAAGGTGATGCACTACAGCAACCTCCTCTGTGAGATGCTCAAGGAGATTGTGATGACCACCAAGGCGGCTGCCCTCCACTACCCATCTCCTTCTGCCTCCAAGGACATGGTGGAGCGTGTCAAGGACCTCGCCAACAGCACGCAGCAGTTCAGGATGGTGCTGGGCCAGCTGGCAGCCATGTGATGGCCTCAGAACCACTGTCCCCACTCTCTGGTCCCCATCCCTAGACATACATTTCTCTCCATGCAAGTCCTCTCCACCTGGTGTAAGCAGACATGTACATAGAGACTCCCACATGCACCGGGGGCTGGGGCTCTGTGGGAACAGAGGTGAGGGGCTGCAGCCATCAtaccccttcctcctccctctggcCAGGGGCCAGGAATGGTTTGAGCTGTGCCCATAATGAAGCAAAGCTGGGATATGGATCTATGTCCACTCCTTCCCCACTCTCCTCTCCATACAAAACTGGCAGCCAATTCTGGGCTGAAGGGCATGGGGCCATGTCCCTGGTGAGTCAAGGATGTGGCTGGCAAATTGAGATGCCCTTTGTGGCTGCTGTGCATGCCGTGGCTGCTCTGCTCTCGGGAGGACTCTATGGTGCGCTCTGGAGAACTCCATGGTGGCCAGGAGATTCTAACAGTGTGGAAGCCATCGCCTGTGATGGTGGGACAGAGTGACAGAGATGGGTTATACTGTCCCCTTGTGTGCTGGAGGCTGGGGATAGGGGTCCCCATGGGGTTTAGGGGTggtggggagctgctggggcaggaagggGCTAACTTGTGCGTTCTCACATCTCGGGTTGTGCTACAGTACCAGCTGTAACTGAAACGTGAACCAAAATTGGTGCCTTTTGAACACAGGGGAAGCTTCCGCTGGTTCCCGGAGCTACCACATGGCAGCTTGGCAGCCCCCTCAAAACTTGGCCCCAAGTCCCTCAGCAGTATAAAGACTTGCCTAGAAAACACCCCTTATCTCCTGGGTATCTGTGTGTGCCTGCTGGGGTGAGGGAGAGGccctgtggcagggctggggagatCCTGCCCTCCTAGAAGATCTTCTATGCTTTGGAGACTGCTGGTGCATGGAGGGGTAATGGGGCACAAGGGATGGGCCTAAGAAGGTTGGGGGGAAATGAGGATTGGgggtggcagtgcagggcacTGAGGCCACATAGCCCCAGAAGCAGTATGAGTGTCCCTTATCATCATGCCAGGGGCCATGGTCACTATGGGACCTATGGGTTTGGTGTGGCAGAGAGGATGGTAGCATGTGATACCAAGCATTCCTGGTCCTGGCTATCCATCCCTTCCAAAACCTCAGGAACCATGGCAGCCTCGGTCCTAGAGgtacctctgctgctgccctggaatCACCAAACCTATGGACACGCCACAGTCCGCAGCTCCTCAAGTGTGTCCTCATCACCACACCCTACATTAtgtcacccccagccccatgaCTCCCCCCACGCCCACGGTACCGACAGGGAACCAGAGCCCGGTGCCTCGCAGGTGCTTATTGAGGGTCTTGCGGGTGACACCGGGCTCCACGGTCACCGAGAAGTCCTCGAGGCTCAGCTCTGCGATGGCGTCCGTGCGGCTCAGGTCAAAGCAGACACcgccctggcacaggggcacCTGAGAGTCTGGGCACGGCCGGGCACCGAGAGCCCCTGGGGGGCCGGAGGTGCCGGGGAGCCGATACCTGCACGGCATTGACGCCTCCTTCCAGGCCGGTGCCAGTGCCAAAGGGCACCATGGGCACCCGGCGGCGGTGACACagggctgccagctcctgcacctgcCCCACCGCCTGGGGCCACACCACGGCGTCCGGGGGCGCACAGCTGGGGGACAGGCAGCACCGCTGACCCACTGACTTCACCGCTTCAGCCTCCCTCCCCATGGCCCTTCCCCAGCCTGGGACTTGGCACAcggcccttcccttccccacgGCCCCTTGTCTACCCAAATATTTCCCATCCTCGAACCCGCCCCTCCCCTGTGCCCCTTCCCCTGGCTCCTGCCTTCCCCGGGCTCTTCCCTTCCCCATGACCCTTCCCACGGCCcttcccctgcccagggctccgGGGGCACTCACGGGTGCATGGACTCATCGTGGCCGTGCTGCTCCCGCACCGCGGTGGCCGTGGAGACATTGGGGGCCCCGACCACGGCCCTCAGGGCCTGCACGAAGTCGGGGGgcagcgggggctgcggggggacagcggggacgcGTCAGGGATGCCCTGGGGAGGGTCTGACCGCAGGCACGAGGCCAAGTGGCCGCGTCAGGACCGGAGTGGCCCTCGGAGCCCCGGCCCCaccttggagcagcagctgcggcGCCCCAGGGCTGCCGCCAGCGCCAGCACCCTCCGCAGGGCCATGTTGCAACGGGACAAGAACGGGAACGCGGGAACTGCACAGGACCGGGACATCGCCCTCCCCCGCAGCCCGTCTGTCCCTCCCCCACACTGACACCTTAAGGTGGCTCCAGCCACACGCCACTGCGGCCCTGGCGGAGGGACCTGGCTCCCACCAGTGCCTCTGGTCGTGTTCCCGTGCTGTCCCCTGCCTGGGCGCAGTCACTGCATTCACCATGGCCCCACCCTCACGGTGTCCCCGTGCCTGCTCAAgtgtcccagcagctgctcagggctccaTGACCCCATAGGAGACCACATGTCCCCACGCTCCTCCCCGCCCAGACAGGAGTCACCGTGTCCCCCCGTCCATCTGTCCCCATTCTCAGTCAGGGGTCCCCAtgccccctgtccctctgttcCCATGCGCAGCCAGGTTTCCCCATTCAGGCACAGGAGTCACCATGTCCCCAGTCCAtctgtccccattcccaaacAGGTGTgcccatgtccccctgtccaTCTGTCCCCTTTCCCAGCCAGGTGTCTCCATGCCGCTCTGCACTCCTGGACAGGTGTCCCCATGCCCAGAGAACTGACCCCAGCCCACCGCATGCCCCATCCTCAGCCGGGGCTCTCCCGGCCACCCGTCCGCCAAGTGCCCCGCTCCTGTCCGTCCCGGCACGGTGACAATGACACCAAGTGTGCTCCGGGGGTTGCAGCGTTTATTACAGGCCTCCGTTGGCCTCGAGGATGGAGTCGATCCAGCCGCGGAGCTTGGTGACGCGGGCGTACACGCCGGGCGTCTTGGTGTCGCAGGTGTTGCTGCCCCAGGAGACGATGCCCACCAGGTTCCAGGCGCCGTCCCTCTGGCACACCAGCGGGCCCCCGGAGTCGCCCTGCACGGGGCAGCGGGTGAGCgccgcggcggggcccggggccgcggcggcagcgggggcCGGGGGCACGTACCATGCAGGACGAGGCTCCGTCGGCGCCGGCACAGACCATCACGTCGCGGATGCGGAAGCCCCAGAACTCCTTGCACTGGGCGTTGGTGAGCAGGGGCACAGCCGCCTGCTGCAGCACCGCCGGCGTGTCCGAGGCTGCGGGGAGCGGCCGGCGTCAGCGCCGccaccggcaccgggagcggagcgggaaTGGGGAAAAGGGCCGGGAGAGACGGGGAGGGCGGGACGAGGAGGACAGGACCGCGATGACGGTGCAGATGGGGACAGGACTGGGTCAGCAGGGTCAGGGATTGGTGATGGGGATGAGGGATGGGACTGGGACAAAGATGGggatatgggaatgggatggagatTCAGATTCAGATTTGCATGGGGTCTGGATGGGAGAATTGACATGAGCGTTATGATTCAGATGAGGACAGGGACTAACCATGACTAACCATATGGATGAGGAAGGGGACAGGGAAGACAGCGGACAAGGACGGGGATGGGTATTTGGATGAGGAAgggacaggaatggggatggggacacgaAAGTGCAGTTACCACTGGAGTCAGTGAGCCCCCAGCCAGTGGTGACGCAGGTCATTCCCCCTGGGAATTCGTCAGTGGCCGCGGGCAGGCAGACGGGGGACACGCGATCCGACAGCTGCGCTGGAGTGGCCAGTTTGATCAGGGTGATGTCGTCGTGGATGGTCAGCATGTTGAACCTGGGGTTCTTGAAGACCTGAAGCACGCAGCACGGCtctcagcacctgcagcccctggcagggtgCCGGGCACTGGGCACTCCACAGCAATCAGCTGGGACCTTGGGGAACAGTGGGGACCCCGGGGGTGGCTCCTGTGGGCCCCATGGTGGAAGGGTGTCTGGGTTGCAGGGCTCAGTCCCTGGGTCGCTGAGGAGCAGGGACGCCCCAGGTCACATCCCCTGCCCTGTGATGAAATGGACCCTGAGGCCTGAACCCCTATCCCTTGGGAGttcctggggacatggggacatccaGGGGACCTGACCTGAGGGATgagtgggagcagggacaccccaggggaTTGCAGTGCAGGGATGTGGGACACCATGGACACCCCAGGGAACTGTGACCCTCAGGATAAGCGGAACTGGAGACTCCTCAGGAACACAAACCCCAGGACAAGGGGGACCCGCACATAAGCCCCCAGGCTGCCCGTGGAGGCCGTGGGATCCCGCAGGCACACGGACCCCGCCCTGGAGGTACCTTCTCGATTTTCAGTTCCTGCTGATCAGGCCCGGGTGCGTCCTGGTCGTAGGCGCCCACCACTACGCTGTCGGTTTTCCTGCGCACAGGCAGGCACTGAGCACGGGACACCGGCACGGGGACCGCGGGTTCCATGGGCACCCCGTGCCCGtgcccagccccggcccggccggcaGCAGAGCCGGTGCCTACCTGACGCCGCAGTGGGCAGCGGTGACCACCCAGTTCTCGCTGATCAGGGACCCGCCGCAGAAGTGGAAGCCGTCGTTGCGCTGGCGGGGAGAGCCGCCCTCAGCACCCGGCACTGTGCTCCGTGCCCGGCCCCCACACGGCACCCACccctgcccccggcccgccTCGGGCTCTCACCTGGAGGGACACCTGCCATGGCCAGGACCCTGGCACCGCCGCCTCCCCGTTGACGATGCGGTTGTAGCCACGGACGACGGGCGGGATGGCGGGCACGCCGCAGTCTGCGGGGCACAGGCGGCCGTGGGTCGGCGGCTCCGGCCACCCcggccccgtgtcccctccccaccgctcccgcccgccccagccccgagcccgcCGCGCCAAGCCCCACGACCCCACGCACTCTCAGGGAGGGCGGCACGGGCAAAGCCCACCAGTGCCAGGCAGCTCAACACCCACAGCAGAGCCATTGCCACTTTGTGAGGACAGACCTGCCTGACACCCGGTGACTCTTATATGCACCCCTGGGCACCTCCCCACTGCCGCTGGCCTTGCCACCGCGGCCTTGGGAGATAGTGTGGCAGCAGATATGGTGCCACCGGCATCTTGCCTGTAGTGGAACCTTCCCATCCAACACCTTGCCACgtgtcccaggcaccaggacCTCTGTATGAACCCCTGTCTGGGTGGTAGCCTGGAAcggctctgcagagccagccctaGAAGAATTCTTTGGTCCTTCCAAACTCCACCACGCCATGACAAAGTGTGTGGGCAGCCCAGAAAACCCCACCATATCTTTGGCTACAACAGCAGCAACCTGAGCAGCACGTCAGGGGAGGggattctgctcctctgctccacTATGCTGAGACCATGCATGCAGTGCTGTGTGCAGCTCTAGGACCACAATTATGAAGGACATGGGCCAACTGGAATGAGTTCTAGGACATTTGAAGATGGCATTTAGTCCAGGCCAGTACTGCCCCACAGCCATAGCCAAGGAGATTGGCTCCAGGTGCCATGCTCCCAGGCTATTTCCTGGAGAATTTCCAGCCGCCACACTATCTCCCAAGGCCGCGGTGGCAAGGCCAGTGGCAGTGGGGAGGTGCCCAGGGGTGCATATAAGAGTCACCGGGTGTCAGGCAGGTCTGTCCTCACAAAGTGGCAATGGCTCTGCTGTGGGTGTTGAGCTGCCTGGCACTGGTGGGCTTTGCCCGTGCCGCCCTCCCTGAGAGTGCGTAGGGTCGTGGGACTTGGTGCGgtgggctcggggctggggcggggaggaggggtggggaggggacacggggccgGGGTGGCCGGAGCCACCGTCCCACGGCCGCCTGTGCCCCGCAGACTGCGGCGTGCCCGCCATCCCGCCCGTCGTCCGTGGCTACAACCGCATCGTCAACGGGGAGGCGGCGGTGCCAGGGTCCTGGCCATGGCAGGTGTCCCTCCAGGTGAGAGCCCGAggcgggccgggggcagggGTGGGTGCCGTGTGGGGGCCGGGCACGGAGCACAGTGCCGGGTGCTGAGGGCGGCTCTCCCCGCCAGCGCAACGACGGCTTCCACTTCTGCGGCGGGTCCCTGATCAGCGAGAACTGGGTGGTCACCGCTGCCCACTGCGGCGTCAGGTAGGCACTGGCTCTGCtgccggccgggccggggctgggcaCGGGCACGGGGTGCCCAGGGAACCCGCGGTCCCCGTGCCGGTGTGCTGTGCTCAGTGcctgcctgtgcccaggaaaACCGACAGCGTGGTGGTGGGCGCCTACGACCAGGACGCACCCGGGCCTGATCAGCAGGAACTGAAAATCGAGAAGGTACCTCCAGGGCGGGGTCCGTGTGCCTGCGGGATCCCACGGCCACCACGGGCAGCCTGGGGGCTTATGTGCGGGTCCCCCTTGTCCTGGGGTTTGTGCTCCTGAGGAGTCTCCAGTTCCGCTTATCCTGAGGGTCACAGTTCCCTGGGGTGTCCATGGTGTCCCACATCCCTGCACTGCAAtcccctggggtgtccctgctcccactcATCCCTCAGGTCAAGTCCCCTGGATGTCCCCATGTTCCCAGGAACTCCCAAGGGATAGGGGTTCAGGCCTCAGGGTCCATTTCATCACAGGGCAAGGGATGTGACCTGGGGCGTCCCTGCTCCTCAGTGTCCCAGGGACTGAGCCCTGCAACCCAGACACCCTTCCACCATGGGACCCACAGGAGCCACCCCCGGGCTCCCCACTGTTCCCCAAGGTCCCAGCTGATCGCTGTGGAGTGCCCAGTGCCCGGcaccctgccaggggctgcaggtgctgagaGCCGTGCTGCGTGCTTCAGGTCTTCAAGAACCCCAGGTTCAACATGCTGACCATCCACGACGACATCACCCTGATCAAACTGGCCACTCCAGCGCAGCTGTCGGATCGCGTGTCCCCCGTCTGCCTGCCCGCGGCCACTGACGAATTCCCGGGGGGAATGACCTGCGTCACCACTGGCTGGGGGCTCACTGACTCCAGCGGTAACTGCACTTtcgtgtccccatccccattcctgtcccctGCCTCATCCAAATACCCATCCCCGTCCTTGTCCGCTGTCTTCCCTGTCCCCTTCCTCATCCATATGGTTAGTCATGGTGTCCTCATCTGCATCATAACGCTCATGTCAATTCTCCCATCCAGACCCCATGCAAATCTGAATCTGAatctccatcccattcccatatc
Proteins encoded in this region:
- the LOC100221838 gene encoding chymotrypsinogen 2, whose amino-acid sequence is MALLWVLSCLALVGFARAALPENCGVPAIPPVVRGYNRIVNGEAAVPGSWPWQVSLQRNDGFHFCGGSLISENWVVTAAHCGVRKTDSVVVGAYDQDAPGPDQQELKIEKVFKNPRFNMLTIHDDITLIKLATPAQLSDRVSPVCLPAATDEFPGGMTCVTTGWGLTDSSASDTPAVLQQAAVPLLTNAQCKEFWGFRIRDVMVCAGADGASSCMGDSGGPLVCQRDGAWNLVGIVSWGSNTCDTKTPGVYARVTKLRGWIDSILEANGGL
- the BCAR1 gene encoding breast cancer anti-estrogen resistance protein 1 isoform X2; its protein translation is MNYLNVLAKALYDNVAESPDELSFRKGDIMTVLERNTQGLDGWWLCSLHGRQGIVPGNRLKILVGMYDKKQPQQQAPAPAQGQAPPQPSVPQPALPFHHQGGYTPLSPASQYTPMHPAYAPQGDNVYLMPVPNKGQQGLYPGSAPTGQFPPAPAKQPSTYPKQAPPHTFPNPGQEIYQVPPSLGQAAEAYPGGSASPPQDVYQVPPSAGQAQEIYQVPPSLDMRSWEGHKPQGKVLVPTRVGQVYVYDSPKGEQVEYDFPRHLISTGSQEIYDVPPVRGGVPSQFSQEVYDTPPMAVKGPNGQDPGQEIYDVPPSVEKNLHQTVYDVPPSVSKDVPDGPAREETYDVPPAFAKQKTFDPSRHPLILAQQEPYLPEDVYDVPPAAGKGAPELPLSHEIYDVPPSLKKLGGSTFPSQEVYDVPRDLHAPGKGSVDTEGEYIYDVPPQVDREAKGADAKRLSASSTGSTRSNISTSSLDVVPVKEPAKGAGKEFSLDLDAAMETLAKLQSGVSSAVSYLMSFISTNWRSPEHMEANAANIRGAADGVRTALRDLLEFARGAVGNAAQASDRSLYTKLSKQLQKMEEVYQALARHGQALDACHWAPSALASSKPGTDDLEHFIMHSRGVPDDTKQLASFLHGNASLLFKRTKPAVESGGHGPPHPSDKASSIQSRPLPSPPKLLAQESPDGPYENSESGWMEDYDYVHLQGKEEFEKTQKELLEKGNIIRQSKDQLEHQQLKQFERLEQEVTRPIDNDLSNWSPPQHYSPARGGGTLCPADRQLLLFYLEQCEANLTTLTNAVDAFFTAVSTNQPPKIFVAHSKFVILSAHKLVFIGDTLSRQAKAQDVQHKVMHYSNLLCEMLKEIVMTTKAAALHYPSPSASKDMVERVKDLANSTQQFRMVLGQLAAM
- the BCAR1 gene encoding breast cancer anti-estrogen resistance protein 1 isoform X1, translated to MTPHRPAGPGSPPRRGALFQNVLAKALYDNVAESPDELSFRKGDIMTVLERNTQGLDGWWLCSLHGRQGIVPGNRLKILVGMYDKKQPQQQAPAPAQGQAPPQPSVPQPALPFHHQGGYTPLSPASQYTPMHPAYAPQGDNVYLMPVPNKGQQGLYPGSAPTGQFPPAPAKQPSTYPKQAPPHTFPNPGQEIYQVPPSLGQAAEAYPGGSASPPQDVYQVPPSAGQAQEIYQVPPSLDMRSWEGHKPQGKVLVPTRVGQVYVYDSPKGEQVEYDFPRHLISTGSQEIYDVPPVRGGVPSQFSQEVYDTPPMAVKGPNGQDPGQEIYDVPPSVEKNLHQTVYDVPPSVSKDVPDGPAREETYDVPPAFAKQKTFDPSRHPLILAQQEPYLPEDVYDVPPAAGKGAPELPLSHEIYDVPPSLKKLGGSTFPSQEVYDVPRDLHAPGKGSVDTEGEYIYDVPPQVDREAKGADAKRLSASSTGSTRSNISTSSLDVVPVKEPAKGAGKEFSLDLDAAMETLAKLQSGVSSAVSYLMSFISTNWRSPEHMEANAANIRGAADGVRTALRDLLEFARGAVGNAAQASDRSLYTKLSKQLQKMEEVYQALARHGQALDACHWAPSALASSKPGTDDLEHFIMHSRGVPDDTKQLASFLHGNASLLFKRTKPAVESGGHGPPHPSDKASSIQSRPLPSPPKLLAQESPDGPYENSESGWMEDYDYVHLQGKEEFEKTQKELLEKGNIIRQSKDQLEHQQLKQFERLEQEVTRPIDNDLSNWSPPQHYSPARGGGTLCPADRQLLLFYLEQCEANLTTLTNAVDAFFTAVSTNQPPKIFVAHSKFVILSAHKLVFIGDTLSRQAKAQDVQHKVMHYSNLLCEMLKEIVMTTKAAALHYPSPSASKDMVERVKDLANSTQQFRMVLGQLAAM
- the LOC105758698 gene encoding chymotrypsinogen 2-like, with translation MALLWVLSCLALVGFARAALPENCGVPAIPPVVRGYNRIVNGEAAVPGSWPWQVSLQRNDGFHFCGGSLISENWVVTAAHCGVRKTDSVVVGAYDQDAPGPDQQELKIEKVFKNPRFNMLTIHDDITLIKLATPAQLSDRVSPVCLPAATDEFPGGMTCVTTGWGLTDSSASDTPAVLQQAAVPLLTNAQCKEFWGFRIRDVMVCAGADGASSCMGDSGGPLVCQRDGAWNLVGIVSWGSNTCDTKTPGVYARVTKLRGWIDSILEANGGL
- the LOC115496876 gene encoding probable D-lactate dehydrogenase, mitochondrial, which gives rise to MSRSCAVPAFPFLSRCNMALRRVLALAAALGRRSCCSKPPLPPDFVQALRAVVGAPNVSTATAVREQHGHDESMHPCAPPDAVVWPQAVGQVQELAALCHRRRVPMVPFGTGTGLEGGVNAVQGGVCFDLSRTDAIAELSLEDFSVTVEPGVTRKTLNKHLRGTGLWFPVGTVGVGGVMGLGVT